In Roseofilum casamattae BLCC-M143, a single genomic region encodes these proteins:
- a CDS encoding calcium-binding protein has protein sequence MSGFSLVTAPNNPQTRTWTGTSGNDTGLSFNLINLNLGSQDLAFGLQGDDTINAQLSPSAIIFGGQGNDSIVGSPIFLSINILSGDLGNDTIVGNGGSVSQLFGGQGNDSVYGSGNSATGFIETLYGGQGADTVKGLNGSDFLSGDIGTDIIWGDNGNNTSVSQADTILGGADSDTIVGGGGNDSIRGGQGNDYIDVDPTLVNTTSGTTTTNRIPTGDDVVAGNDTVLGDAGDDTIGRLGATVGATGQDWYSGDDGNDSIQGGNNGVNLGDTLLGGNGNDTIRGGTTESGADSIVGGAGNDSIAGGGETANAANTFAQGITVPQRGDTILGGAGDDNIQGEAGHDSIDGGIGNDFIDGGNDGDILVGGDQNDTLLGQNGADSLVGGNDADTLEGGAGSDTLTGFDGSNTGDGTDRFVYNLNGILSAQAAGPNGILNVPGAIVQADADYIQVFDVNQDQISIGSVNFQNVTVPTAAGGTGNVTSVNFGGRPVNVGSATAAEVAGTFGTVGATYITDSGSNTGVVNSGAAATADSLIYIERNGLLGFNATEDIALATLIDVAATSLVATNFV, from the coding sequence ATGAGCGGATTTTCTTTAGTAACTGCCCCGAATAACCCTCAAACTCGTACCTGGACGGGAACCTCCGGGAACGATACAGGGCTGTCTTTTAATCTGATTAACCTGAACCTGGGTTCCCAAGATCTCGCCTTTGGTCTGCAAGGAGACGATACGATCAATGCTCAGTTATCTCCCTCAGCAATCATCTTTGGCGGTCAAGGAAACGACAGCATCGTCGGTAGTCCTATCTTCCTTTCCATTAATATCCTCTCAGGCGACCTGGGTAACGATACTATTGTCGGCAATGGCGGTAGCGTTTCTCAGTTATTTGGCGGACAGGGCAATGACAGCGTTTATGGTTCTGGAAATTCCGCAACGGGTTTCATTGAGACTCTGTACGGAGGACAGGGTGCAGACACCGTCAAAGGTTTAAATGGAAGCGACTTCCTTTCTGGCGACATTGGTACTGATATTATCTGGGGTGATAATGGGAACAACACAAGTGTTTCTCAAGCCGATACTATCCTAGGTGGTGCTGATAGCGACACCATTGTTGGTGGTGGTGGAAATGACTCCATCCGAGGCGGTCAAGGAAACGACTACATCGATGTTGACCCGACATTAGTTAACACTACTTCTGGTACAACCACGACTAATAGAATTCCGACAGGTGATGATGTTGTTGCTGGTAATGATACAGTTTTAGGTGATGCGGGTGATGACACGATTGGTCGCTTAGGAGCAACTGTTGGAGCTACTGGCCAAGATTGGTATAGTGGTGATGATGGAAATGACAGTATCCAAGGTGGTAACAATGGAGTTAACTTAGGAGATACTCTCCTAGGGGGAAATGGCAATGATACCATCCGTGGTGGTACCACAGAATCCGGAGCTGACTCTATAGTTGGTGGTGCAGGTAATGACAGCATTGCTGGTGGTGGTGAAACCGCAAATGCTGCAAATACATTCGCACAAGGCATAACTGTTCCTCAGAGAGGAGATACCATTCTTGGTGGTGCAGGGGATGACAATATCCAAGGTGAAGCAGGTCATGATAGCATCGACGGCGGTATCGGTAACGACTTCATCGATGGTGGTAACGATGGTGATATCCTTGTTGGTGGAGACCAGAACGATACTCTGCTAGGTCAGAATGGTGCAGACAGCCTTGTTGGTGGTAATGATGCTGATACACTAGAAGGTGGCGCTGGTAGTGATACCCTGACTGGGTTTGATGGTAGCAATACTGGTGATGGAACAGACCGCTTTGTTTATAACTTGAATGGGATTTTGAGTGCTCAAGCTGCTGGTCCGAATGGGATTTTGAATGTACCAGGTGCTATTGTTCAAGCAGACGCAGACTATATTCAGGTCTTTGATGTTAACCAAGACCAGATATCTATAGGGAGCGTAAATTTCCAGAATGTAACCGTACCTACCGCAGCAGGTGGTACAGGAAATGTGACTTCAGTCAACTTTGGTGGTAGACCAGTTAATGTAGGTTCTGCAACTGCTGCTGAAGTTGCAGGTACTTTTGGAACTGTTGGTGCAACCTACATTACAGATAGTGGTTCAAATACTGGTGTCGTAAATAGTGGTGCTGCTGCCACTGCAGATTCACTAATTTACATTGAACGGAACGGGCTATTAGGTTTTAATGCAACTGAAGATATTGCGTTGGCGACTCTTATTGATGTTGCAGCTACTTCTCTAGTTGCTACCAACTTCGTCTAG
- a CDS encoding Uma2 family endonuclease has product MIAAREHYPQLTPEEYFEWEEQQLEKHEYIDGQVYAMSGGSVNHGRIAIRFTAMFEAHLEGSSCIVGNSDIKVNIVETSNYTYPDASITCDDRDRESTQSITYPCLIVEVLSKSTEAYDRGGKFRLYRNNPVLQDYLLVSSTSIEMDLYRKNDAGEWIIINYRAGDTVELSSINLSFPIEQVYRNLTLAPEFREEESK; this is encoded by the coding sequence ATGATTGCAGCCCGAGAACATTACCCCCAACTCACCCCAGAAGAATATTTTGAGTGGGAAGAACAACAACTGGAAAAACACGAATACATCGACGGGCAAGTCTACGCCATGAGCGGTGGCAGCGTAAACCACGGACGTATCGCCATCCGGTTTACAGCCATGTTTGAGGCTCATTTAGAAGGCAGTAGTTGCATTGTTGGCAACTCCGACATCAAGGTCAATATTGTTGAAACTAGTAACTATACTTACCCCGATGCCAGCATTACCTGCGACGATCGCGATCGCGAGAGCACCCAATCGATTACCTATCCCTGTCTCATTGTAGAAGTCTTATCGAAAAGCACAGAAGCTTACGATCGAGGCGGTAAATTTCGCTTATATCGCAACAACCCAGTCCTCCAGGATTACTTACTCGTCAGTTCCACCAGCATCGAAATGGACTTGTATCGCAAAAATGATGCCGGAGAATGGATAATTATCAATTACCGAGCCGGAGACACCGTCGAGCTGAGCAGCATCAATCTCAGCTTTCCCATCGAGCAAGTCTATCGCAATCTAACCCTGGCGCCAGAGTTCCGTGAAGAAGAGTCAAAGTAG
- a CDS encoding Rpn family recombination-promoting nuclease/putative transposase, which translates to MKTDTFFYQIFQQFPQFFFELCNLPSSTANNYTFTSIEVKQLAFRIDGLFLPTNNDPKLPLYLVEIQFQPDSNLYYRLFSELFLYLRQYQPQHPWRIVVIYPNRTIEPESKPHFTELLTLPNVTRIYLNEMPPTSLGVGIIQLILEPANRAPETALTLVEQAKAQLNQTQVRDRLINLIETIIVYKLPNKSREEIAAMLGLSDLKQTRVYQDALAEGIEQGIEQGIEQGIEQGIEQGIEQGIEQTQRQAISAMFGLGITPETIAESLNLPLVTVTNILGEQNN; encoded by the coding sequence ATGAAAACCGATACCTTCTTCTACCAAATCTTCCAACAATTCCCGCAATTCTTCTTTGAACTATGCAACCTGCCCAGCAGCACCGCCAACAACTACACCTTCACCTCCATCGAAGTCAAACAACTCGCCTTCCGCATCGACGGCCTCTTTCTCCCCACCAACAACGATCCCAAGCTTCCCCTCTACCTCGTCGAAATCCAATTTCAACCCGACTCCAACCTCTACTACCGCCTCTTTAGCGAACTCTTCCTCTACCTCAGACAATACCAGCCCCAACATCCTTGGCGCATCGTCGTTATCTATCCCAACCGCACCATCGAACCCGAAAGCAAACCCCACTTCACCGAACTCCTCACCCTTCCCAACGTCACCCGCATCTACTTGAACGAGATGCCTCCAACCTCCCTCGGAGTCGGCATCATCCAACTCATCCTGGAACCTGCCAACCGCGCTCCCGAAACTGCCCTCACCCTAGTCGAACAAGCCAAAGCACAACTCAACCAAACCCAAGTGCGCGATCGCCTGATTAACTTAATCGAAACTATAATTGTCTATAAACTCCCCAACAAAAGCCGAGAGGAAATTGCCGCCATGCTAGGACTAAGCGACCTCAAACAAACTCGAGTTTACCAAGATGCCCTCGCCGAAGGTATCGAACAAGGCATCGAACAAGGTATCGAACAAGGCATCGAACAAGGCATCGAACAAGGCATCGAACAAGGCATCGAACAAACACAACGCCAAGCCATTTCCGCGATGTTTGGTCTTGGCATTACCCCAGAAACCATTGCCGAGTCCTTGAATCTCCCTTTGGTAACCGTGACCAACATCCTGGGCGAACAAAATAACTAA
- a CDS encoding ABC transporter ATP-binding protein → MDNHSTKTAIIRLEHISKIYQMGDVEVQAISDVSLTIHSGEYCAIMGPSGSGKSTAMNIIGCLDRPSNGHYYLDGTDVAQLPAKELAGIRNRKLGFVFQQFHLLAQLTALENVMLPMVYGGVKSQERRARAAEALKQVGLGNRMQNRPNQLSGGQQQRVAIARAIVNNPVVLLADEPTGALDTKTTEEVMNIFTDLNNRGMTVVMVTHEPEVARLTKRTIWFRDGRVVQSHANGTNGTSISMTDVF, encoded by the coding sequence ATGGATAATCATTCAACGAAAACGGCAATTATTCGTTTAGAACATATCTCCAAAATTTATCAAATGGGAGATGTGGAAGTCCAGGCAATTTCTGATGTCAGTTTGACCATTCATTCTGGGGAGTATTGTGCGATTATGGGCCCCTCTGGATCGGGAAAGTCAACGGCAATGAATATTATTGGCTGTTTGGATCGACCGAGCAACGGACACTATTATTTGGATGGAACGGATGTAGCGCAATTGCCAGCGAAAGAACTGGCTGGGATTCGCAACCGCAAATTGGGGTTTGTATTTCAACAATTTCATTTGCTGGCACAATTAACCGCTCTCGAAAATGTGATGTTACCGATGGTATACGGCGGCGTGAAAAGCCAGGAGCGGCGCGCGAGAGCGGCTGAAGCCCTGAAACAAGTGGGATTGGGCAATCGAATGCAAAATCGTCCGAATCAGCTTTCTGGGGGGCAACAGCAGCGAGTCGCTATTGCGCGGGCGATCGTCAATAATCCCGTGGTTCTCCTGGCTGACGAACCGACTGGCGCCCTGGATACGAAAACGACGGAAGAGGTGATGAATATTTTCACCGACTTGAATAACCGAGGCATGACCGTGGTGATGGTCACCCACGAGCCGGAAGTGGCTCGGTTAACCAAACGCACCATTTGGTTCCGCGATGGACGGGTCGTACAGAGCCATGCTAATGGAACAAATGGAACGTCAATTTCAATGACCGATGTGTTCTGA
- a CDS encoding ABC transporter permease — protein sequence MDIFESVRIAGKTLLANKMRSSLTMLGIIIGNSSVIAMIGIGEGAQTYVTKQVDSLGPNVLFVLPGSPEAQSRPVYSPQTLTLEDAIAIDEQVPSVEAVAPMLTASETMSYGRNNVSTGITGSTPDLLPVRSLDVAKGRFISELDLKRRETVVALGSELAKQLFGNTNPIGETVRLKSVSLRVIGVMQPKGASFGDNMDMTAYVPLTTMTDRVTGNTSPYGTQVTFLSISIVSDDRMEAAKFQIENLLRFRHKIVEEDDFTVRSQKELMNILGSITGALTFMLAAIAGISLLVGGIGIMNIMLVSVTERTQEIGLRKAIGASGGDILVQFTIEAVFLSIIGGLVGTGLGVSGILVVAAFTPLEAGVSLGAIATAVCVSGTIGLFFGVFPARQAAKLDPIVALRTA from the coding sequence ATGGACATTTTCGAGAGTGTCAGGATTGCTGGGAAAACCTTGCTGGCGAATAAAATGCGCAGCAGTTTAACCATGCTGGGAATTATCATTGGTAATTCTTCGGTAATTGCGATGATTGGTATTGGGGAAGGCGCGCAAACCTATGTCACTAAACAAGTAGACTCCCTCGGGCCTAATGTATTATTTGTGTTGCCCGGAAGTCCGGAAGCGCAAAGCCGGCCTGTCTATTCGCCGCAAACCTTAACCTTAGAAGATGCGATCGCCATCGACGAACAAGTCCCTTCCGTCGAAGCCGTAGCTCCCATGCTCACGGCGAGCGAAACCATGAGTTACGGGCGCAATAATGTCTCCACTGGCATTACTGGCAGTACTCCAGACTTGCTCCCCGTCCGCAGTTTAGATGTAGCCAAAGGTCGCTTTATTAGCGAATTAGACTTGAAGCGTCGCGAAACAGTTGTCGCGTTAGGATCGGAGTTAGCCAAACAGTTATTTGGCAATACCAATCCCATTGGGGAAACCGTGCGTCTGAAGTCGGTGAGTTTGCGCGTGATTGGCGTGATGCAACCCAAAGGAGCTTCCTTTGGCGACAATATGGATATGACTGCTTACGTGCCCCTAACGACAATGACCGATCGCGTTACCGGAAATACCTCTCCCTATGGCACGCAAGTTACTTTTCTTTCTATTTCAATTGTCTCGGACGATCGCATGGAAGCCGCCAAGTTTCAAATTGAAAACTTACTCAGATTTCGCCATAAGATTGTCGAGGAAGATGACTTTACCGTGCGATCGCAAAAAGAACTGATGAATATTCTCGGCAGTATTACCGGAGCGCTGACTTTTATGCTGGCGGCGATCGCGGGAATTTCTCTGCTCGTTGGCGGTATTGGAATTATGAATATTATGCTGGTTTCGGTTACCGAACGCACCCAAGAAATTGGCTTGCGCAAAGCCATTGGTGCTTCGGGAGGAGATATTTTAGTTCAGTTTACGATCGAAGCCGTGTTTCTCTCCATTATTGGTGGATTGGTGGGCACTGGATTGGGAGTGTCCGGGATCTTGGTAGTCGCCGCGTTTACCCCTCTAGAAGCAGGGGTTTCCTTGGGCGCGATCGCAACGGCTGTCTGCGTTTCTGGAACCATTGGCTTGTTTTTTGGCGTTTTTCCTGCCAGACAAGCGGCGAAACTCGATCCCATCGTCGCCTTGCGTACCGCATGA
- a CDS encoding efflux RND transporter periplasmic adaptor subunit: MQLPLIHPKLEKPLPWLLGLVAVSVVGTTSMVYFTTTRSAPKTDAIASLTTPAESSTLTIRINSTGVVQPIRRVNISPKVQGRLAELYVEQGDRVEENQAIARMESRELQAQLRQAQARYNRGEAELEKAIAGTRSEDIAEARARLGRAQATLSELQAGSRPEDIQEAQAALERARSLVTEAESRLQLATDQLKRNRVLADEGAIAQDELDRKTDEQRRARAYLNQTEAGVMEAKRRLQRLENGSRTEDIDEARAAVREQKAALDRLINGTRPEDIAKAEAELAEARANLQYYQVQLEDTEVRAPFAGEIVQKYAEPGAFVTPATAASSADSATSTSIVALAQGLEILAKVPEADISQIKPNQKVEVIADAYPDRTFAGRVKLIAPEAIKEQNVTLFQVRIAIDTGLDALQSGMNADLYFIGNELVDALVVPTVSIITNKGQTGVLVPDEKNRPEFQAVTIGSVLGDRIEILEGIEPGERVFVELPEGENLEKIINPELE, translated from the coding sequence GTGCAATTGCCTCTAATACACCCCAAACTAGAGAAGCCGCTGCCTTGGCTGTTGGGATTGGTTGCCGTTTCTGTTGTCGGCACGACGAGCATGGTTTATTTCACGACAACCCGCTCTGCTCCGAAGACTGACGCGATCGCTTCCCTCACGACTCCTGCTGAATCTTCGACCCTCACCATTCGTATAAACTCTACCGGAGTCGTGCAACCCATTCGCCGCGTGAATATTAGCCCGAAAGTGCAGGGTAGATTAGCCGAACTGTATGTGGAACAAGGCGATCGCGTCGAGGAAAATCAGGCCATCGCGCGCATGGAAAGCCGGGAGTTGCAAGCCCAACTGCGACAAGCTCAAGCGCGCTACAACCGAGGAGAAGCGGAACTGGAGAAAGCGATCGCCGGGACGCGATCGGAAGATATTGCCGAAGCACGAGCCAGACTGGGACGAGCGCAAGCCACTCTATCGGAGTTGCAAGCCGGAAGTCGTCCGGAAGATATTCAAGAAGCCCAAGCGGCTCTAGAGCGGGCGCGATCGCTGGTTACTGAAGCTGAGTCTCGCTTACAACTCGCCACAGACCAACTAAAACGCAATCGAGTCCTAGCTGACGAAGGAGCCATTGCCCAAGACGAACTCGATCGCAAAACCGACGAACAACGCCGCGCGCGCGCCTATCTGAATCAAACGGAAGCGGGAGTGATGGAAGCGAAACGACGGCTGCAACGGCTCGAGAATGGCTCCCGCACTGAAGATATTGACGAAGCGCGAGCTGCCGTGCGCGAGCAAAAAGCTGCTCTCGATCGCCTAATCAACGGAACCCGTCCGGAAGATATCGCCAAAGCGGAAGCCGAACTCGCCGAAGCCCGCGCCAACCTGCAATACTATCAAGTACAACTGGAAGATACGGAAGTAAGAGCGCCCTTTGCCGGAGAAATCGTGCAGAAATATGCCGAACCGGGAGCCTTCGTCACCCCGGCAACCGCAGCGTCTTCCGCAGACTCGGCCACTTCCACCTCTATCGTCGCTCTGGCCCAAGGCTTAGAAATTCTAGCCAAAGTCCCGGAAGCCGATATCAGCCAGATTAAACCCAATCAAAAGGTCGAAGTCATTGCCGACGCTTATCCCGATCGCACGTTCGCCGGCCGCGTCAAATTAATTGCCCCGGAAGCCATTAAAGAGCAAAATGTTACCCTATTTCAAGTTCGGATAGCGATCGACACTGGGTTAGACGCGCTGCAGTCGGGAATGAATGCGGACTTATATTTTATCGGCAATGAATTAGTCGATGCTCTCGTCGTTCCTACCGTTTCGATTATCACAAATAAGGGACAGACGGGCGTACTGGTTCCCGATGAGAAAAATCGCCCGGAGTTTCAAGCGGTTACTATTGGTTCGGTATTGGGCGATCGCATTGAAATTTTAGAAGGCATCGAACCGGGAGAACGAGTTTTTGTCGAACTGCCCGAAGGCGAGAACTTGGAGAAAATTATTAATCCAGAATTGGAATAG